From a single Hippoglossus stenolepis isolate QCI-W04-F060 chromosome 2, HSTE1.2, whole genome shotgun sequence genomic region:
- the LOC118119320 gene encoding extracellular superoxide dismutase [Cu-Zn] isoform X1, giving the protein MRHGSSSRETPNTSSFSRILIYFVTMRLHRSENLLGAALFVLLAVCQQCVSADPSILAPPEVTMHNGTMYAACKLRPINSLPDGVPRVYGHVLFKQDHPDGKLNVIFRIKGFPTNVTQEPHRAVHIHQYGDLGQECKAAGGHYNPSDVHHPNHPGDFGNFQPEGGKIHMLMELEATLFGGLSVIGRAVVVHEKMDDLGLGGDAGSLLNGNAGRRIGCCVIGIYPANLWNMYHEQVQNSLLRRN; this is encoded by the exons ATGAGACAcggctccagcagcagagaaaccCCAAACACTTCCAGCTTTTCCAGGatcttgatttattttgtgacaaTGCGTTTACACAG GTCAGAGAATTTGTTGGGGGCTGCTCTGTTTGTTCTGCTGGCAGTCTGTCAACAATGCGTCTCAGCTGACCCTAGCATTTTGGCCCCACCAGAGGTCACGATGCACAACGGCACCATGTATGCAGCCTGCAAACTAAGACCCATCAACTCACTGCCGGACGGCGTGCCCAGAGTGTACGGCCATGTGCTGTTCAAACAGGATCACCCTGACGGAAAACTCAATGTCATCTTCCGGATCAAAGGTTTCCCCACAAATGTCACTCAAGAGCCGCACAGAGCCGTGCACATCCACCAGTACGGTGACCTGGGGCAGGAATGTAAAGCCGCCGGTGGCCATTACAATCCAAGTGATGTGCATCATCCAAACCACCCGGGGGACTTTGGGAACTTCCAACCCGAGGGAGGAAAAATCCACATGTTAATGGAATTGGAGGCTACGCTGTTCGGAGGGCTGTCCGTGATTGGAAGAGCCGTGGTGGTGCACgaaaagatggatgacttgggcctcggtggagacGCTGGCAGCCTGCTGAATGGAAACGCAGGTCGGAGGAttggttgttgtgttattgGGATTTACCCAGCTAATCTGTGGAATATGTATCATGAGCAGGTTCAAAACAGTCTGCTGAGGAGAAATTAG
- the LOC118119313 gene encoding coiled-coil domain-containing protein 149 isoform X2 — MDPSRRSESDWQGLINEFVICKRKLESKKEALLILSKELDTCQQERDQYKLMANQLRERHQGLKKKYRELIDGDLSLPPEKRNQVNLAQLLTDSREKSHQLSEEVKELKQRLVEAQGDNKLLRMTITKQRLGDEEVGARHFPAHEREDLVQQLERAREQNEVLELSVKSLTDELQDVRAERDVFQQKAHRLNVEMNHIVGNDEIRFLDIDALCMENRYLHERLTQLQKEVNLLKTNLMKYKSALECRKNSTIGGKANSSALTGVLSAKQVKELLLSEENGCSLPVTPQSISDLKSLATALLETIHEKNMVIQHQRQINKILGNRVAELEKKLKALEMSGLWSLPGGKDAIILNPQPTESPQSPAQEADKGPEDKPAEQQISPEVQDQESEIPEASDFHEEAPLPSSEETSPQKLSHQSADEEPASPQMEKPNNDTQIAVDLAALTQEEELLSDSLPSVTEVNAPRPSDHDTQLNLHDSDPTGGGESDEAETVEAECVTTEEDIDVALSSAAAGEKQQHVAAPNQQAELSDETDVCVGQEI; from the exons ATGGATCCGTCCAGGAGGAGTGAGAGTGACTGGCAGGGGCTGATCAACGAG TTTGTAATTTGCAAGCGTAAACTGGAGAGCAAGAAAGAGGCTCTCCTGATTCTGTCGAAGGAGCTGGACACGTGTCAGCAGGAGAGGGATCAGTACAAGCTGATGGCAAACCAGCTCCGCGAGCGGCACCAGGGCCTCAAGAAGAAGTACAGAGAGCTCATC GATGGGgatctctctctgcctcccgaGAAAAGAAATCAA GTGAATTTGGCTCAGTTACTCACGGACTCCAGAGAGAAAAGTCATCAGCTTtctgaggaggtgaaggagctgAAACAGCGACTGGTGGAAGCTCAGGGAGATAACAAG ctcctccgaATGACCATCACCAAACAGAGGCTGGGAGACGAGGAGGTCGGAGCTCGACACTTTCCCGCGCACGAGCGAGAGGATCTGGTCCAACAGTTAGAAAGAGCCAGAGAACAG AACGAGGTGCTGGAGCTCAGTGTGAAGTCGCTCACTGACGAGCTGCAGGACGTCCGAGCAGAGCGAGACGTGTTTCAGCAGAAGGCTCATCGTCTCAATGTGGAAATGAACCACATCGTGGGAAATGATGAGATTCGGTTTCTCGACATTGATGCACTCTGCATGGAGAACAG GTATTTGCATGAACGTCTCACTCAACTCCAGAAGGAGGTCAACTTGCTCAAAACAAATCTGATGAAGTACAAG AGTGCCCTGGAGTGTCGGAAAAACTCTACAATCGGAGGCAAAGCCAACAGCAGCGCTCTGACAGGAGTGCTCTCTGCCAAACAAG tgaaggAATTGTTGCTCTCTGAAGAAAACGGCTGCAGTTTGCCGGTGACTCCTCAGTCCATCTCAGACCTCAAGTCTCTGGCCACAGCTCTGCTGGAAACCATCCATGAGAAGAACATGGTCATTCAGCACCAGCGGCAAATCAATAA gATTCTTGGAAATCGAGTAGCGGAGCTGGAGAAGAAACTTAAAGCACTAGAGATGTCGGGATTATGGAGCCTGCCAG GAGGAAAAGATGCCATCATCCTGAACCCTCAGCCGACTGAGTCACCACAGTCTCCTGCACAGGAAG CTGATAAAGGACCTGAAGATAAACCTGCCGAGCAGCAGATCTCCCCAGAAGTTCAAGACCAAGAGAGTGAAATACCAGAAGCATCAGATTTTCATGAAGAGGCCCCGCTGCCATCCAGCGAGGAGACGTCCCCACAGAAGCTTTCGCACCAGTCGGCGGATGAAGAGCCAGCCAGCCCTCAGATGGAAAAGCCAAACAATGACACTCAGATCGCTGTGGATTTAGCTGCTTTAACACAGGAAGAGGAGTTACTGAGTGATTCCCTTCCCTCTGTGACGGAGGTGAACGCACCTCGTCCGTCAGACCACGACACACAACTGAATTTACACGACTCCGACccgacaggaggaggagagtcgGATGAAGCTGAAACTGTCGAAGCTGAGTGTGTTACCACAGAGGAAGACATTGACGTTGCTTTGTCCTCCGCTGCCGCTggtgagaagcagcagcacgTCGCCGCACCAAACCAGCAGGCAGAACTTTCAGATGAGACTGATGTTTGTGTCGGTCAGGAAATCTGA
- the LOC118117571 gene encoding solute carrier family 22 member 7-like — MKFENILADINGFGRFQITIIAISFLGRFTMPCHFMLNNFIAAVPSHHCDISSLDDGGIFRNLSQAEKLIVGVPVQEDGTPSSCQMFTEPQYHLLLDSSNVTDLPTVSCQNGWVYDHSTFKSTITSQWDLVCDRKSKNKATATIFFVGVMFGALTFGGLSDRFGRRIMLLVSYVFGTLFAVASAFSSSYVMFVVLRFFTGFSITGIIIVSTAISVEWVDVEHRKLVGVVDSLSWTFGSAVFAAIGYFVTDWRWLVVSVTSPLIAAIVSWRWMPESARWLIANGKLEQAQMYLKRCATMNQREKQIHSLKTETLSTIVVTEKRDRTYSYIDLIRTPKMRKLVLSTGIVWFCVATTFYGISFNITGFKLNIYLTQFTYALIEVPAKLAIYYLLDKIGRRCTEVGSLLMAAICLGINILVPKDMSVVRTVVAVIGKGFSSASFSTIVLYSSELYPTVVRQNGMGYNSSMARLGVAVAPFILLLDDVWRDLPQVVLCSSAVLGALAARTLAETRNRCLAETIEDVEGQQE; from the exons ATGAAGTTTGAGAACATCCTCGCCGACATCAATGGATTTGGAAGATTTCAGATAACAATCATTGCGATCAGCTTCCTCGGCCGCTTCACGATGCCCTGCCACTTCATGCTGAACAACTTCATAGCGGCCGTGCCCTCTCACCACTGCGACATCAGCTCGCTGGATGACGGAGGTATTTTTAGGAATTTGTCGCAGGCTGAGAAACTTATTGTTGGTGTTCCAGTCCAGGAGGATGGGACTCCGAGCTCCTGTCAGATGTTCACAGAGCCGCAGTATCATCTGCTGCTCGACTCCTCCAACGTTACCGACCTGCCCACAGTGTCATGCCAGAATGGATGGGTGTACGATCACAGCACCTTCAAATCTACTATCACCTCACAG TGGGACCTGGTATGTgacagaaaaagtaaaaacaaggcGACTGCTACCATCTTCTTTGTTGGGGTGATGTTTGGAGCCTTGACCTTTGGAGGTTTGAGTGACAG GTTCGGCCGGAGGATCATGCTGCTGGTCTCCTACGTGTTTGGGACGCTGTTCGCTGTCGCGAGTGCTTTTTCTTCATCCTATGTGATGTTCGTTGTGCTGAGGTTCTTCACGGGATTTAGCATCACTGGCATCATCATTGTCTCAACAGCCATCA GCGTGGAGTGGGTGGATGTTGAGCACAGAAAACTGGTGGGAGTGGTGGACAGCTTATCATGGACATTTGGGAGTGCAGTGTTTGCCGCTATCGGCTACTTTGTGACTGACTGGCGGTGGCTTGTTGTTAGCGTCACATCTCCTCTAATCGCGGCCATCGTCAGCTGGAG GTGGATGCCAGAGTCGGCCAGGTGGCTCATTGCTAATGGGAAACTGGAGCAAGCACAGATGTATCTGAAAAGATGTGCCACAATGAACCAAAGGGAGAAGCAGATTCACTCACTTAAAACCGAG ACACTATCAACGATTGTggtgacagagaaaagagatCGAACATATTCCTACATCGATCTGATACGAACACCCAAGATGAGGAAACTGGTCCTGAGTACTGGCATTGTGTG GTTTTGTGTAGCGACGACATTTTATGGCATCAGCTTCAACATCACAGGCTTCAAGCTCAATATCTACCTCACTCAGTTCACCTATGCTTTGATTGAGGTCCCAGCCAAACTAGCCATCTACTATTTACTGGATAAGATCGGCAGGAGATGCACGGAGGTGGGATCTCTACTGATGGCCGCCATCTGTCTTGGGATCAATATCTTGGTACCTAAAG aTATGTCTGTGGTCAGAACAGTGGTAGCAGTCATTGGAAAAGGGTTTTCTTCAGCATCCTTTTCAACAATTGTGCTCTACAGCTCTGAGCTCTATCCCACTGTTGTGAG aCAGAATGGTATGGGCTACAACTCCTCCATGGCTCGACTTGGTGTAGCTGTGGCTCCTTTCATCCTCTTACTGGACGACGTCTGGAGGGATCTGCCACAAGTTGTCCTGTGCTCTTCGGCTGTACTCGGGGCACTAGCCGCAAGAACGCTGGCAGAGACACGCAACAGGTGCCTGGCAGAGACCATAGAGGACGTAGAGGGGCAGCAGGAGTAA
- the LOC118119303 gene encoding ATP-dependent RNA helicase DHX15, whose protein sequence is MSKRHRLDLGDDYSSSKKRSEGRDRDRDRDREDRSRDRDRDRDRDRDRDRDRDLKPATAPPIIPAAVPGVIPLKQLLVQQQINPFTNLPHTPRFYEILKKRLQLPVWEYKDNFSDIITRHQSFVLVGETGSGKTTQIPQWCVDMVRGLPGPKRAVACTQPRRVAAMSVAQRVADEMDIMLGQEVGYSIRFEDCSSAKTILKYMTDGMLLREAMNDPLLERYGVIILDEAHERTLATDILMGVLKEVVRQRPDLKVIVMSATLDAGKFQVYFDNCPLLTIPGRTHPVEIFYTPEPERDYLEAAIRTVIQIHMCEEDEGDCLLFLTGQEEIDEACKRIKREVDDLGPEVGDIKIIPLYSTLPPQQQQRIFEPPPPRKPNGAIGRKVVVSTNIAETSLTIDGVVFVIDPGFAKQKVYNPRIRVESLLVTAISKASAQQRAGRAGRTRPGKCFRLYTEKAYKTEMQDNTYPEILRSNLGSVVLQLKKLGIDDLVHFDFMDPPAPETLMRALELLNYLAALNDDGDLTELGSMMAEFPLDPQLAKMVIASCEFNCSNEILSITAMLSVPQCFVRPTEAKKAADESKMRFAHIDGDHLTLLNVYHAFKQNHESNQWCYDNFVNYRSLMSADNVRQQLSRIMDRFNLPRRSTEFTSRDYYINIRRALCTGFFMQVAHLERTGHYLTVKDNQVVQLHPSTVLDHKPEWVLYNEFVLTTKNYIRTCTDIKPEWLVKIAPQYYEMSNFPQCEAKRQLERIVAKLETKEYSQY, encoded by the exons ATGTCTAAAAGACACCGGCTGGATTTAGGTGATGACTACTCGTCCAGTAAGAAGAGGTCTGAGGG GAGAGATCGGGACCGTGACAGAGACCGTGAGGACCGCTCCAGGGACAGGGACCGAGATAGGGATCGGGACCGGGACAGAGACCGGGACAGAGACCTGAAACCTGCTACTGCTCCACCTATCATCCCGGCAGCTGTGCCAGGCGTAATACCGCTCAAgcagctgttggtgcagcagcagatcaatcCGTTCACCAACCTACCGCACACACCACGTTTCTATGAGATCCTGAAGAAGAGGTTGCAGCTTCCAGTGTGGGAGTACAAGGACAACTTCAGCGATATCATCACACGCCATCAGagctttgtccttgtcggagAGACTGGCTCTGGGAAGACGACACAG ATCCCACAATGGTGCGTGGACATGGTGAGAGGCTTGCCTGGTCCGAAGCGAGCGGTGGCCTGTACTCAGCCCAGAAGAGTGGCCGCCATGAGTGTGGCTCAGAGGGTGGCAGATGAAATGGACATCATGCTCGGACAGGAAGTGGGTTACTCTATTCGATTTGAGGACTGTAGCTCTGCCAAGACCATACTAAA GTACATGACAGACGGTATGTTGCTAAGAGAGGCGATGAATGACCCCCTGCTGGAGCGTTACGGTGTGATCATTCTGGACGAGGCCCACGAGCGAACTCTGGCCACAGACATCCTGATGGGAGTACTCAAGGAGGTGGTGCGTCAAAGACCAGATCTAAAG GTGATCGTCATGAGTGCCACTCTCGATGCTGGGAAGTTCCAGGTTTACTTTGACAACTGCCCCCTGCTGACGATTCCTGGCCGTACCCACCCCGTGGAGATCTTCTACACCCCCGAGCCTGAGCGAGATTACCTCGAGGCAGCGATCCGCACTGTCATCCAGATTCATATGTGCGAGGAAGATGAAGGTGACTGCCTGCTCTTCCTCACTGGTCAAGAG GAAATTGACGAGGCCTGCAAACGAATCAAGCGTGAGGTTGATGACCTTGGACCTGAAGTTGGGGACATCAAAATCATTCCACTGTATTCGACGCtgcctccacagcagcagcaaaggatctttgagcctcctcctccaagGAAGCCCAATGGCGCAATAGGAAGAAag GTCGTGGTGTCAACAAACATTGCTGAAACTTCTCTAACAATCGATGGCGTGGTGTTCGTCATTGATCCTGGATTCGCCAAACAGAAG GTGTACAATCCTCGAATCAGAGTGGAGTCTTTGCTCGTCACAGCCATCAGTAAAGCTTCTGCCCAGCAGAGGGCGGGACGAGCCGGCAGAACACGTCCAGGAAAGTGTTTCCGTCTCTACACGGAGAAGGCCTACAAAACAGAGATGCAG GATAACACATACCCTGAGATTCTACGATCCAACCTGGGCTCtgttgtgctgcagctgaaaaagCTCGGCATTGATGACCTGGTGCACTTTGACTTCATGGATCCACCAG CTCCTGAAACCCTGATGAGGGCCCTGGAACTGCTGAATTACCTCGCGGCGCTCAACGACGACGGTGACCTGACGGAGCTGGGATCCATGATGGCCGAGTTTCCCCTGGACCCCCAGCTGGCTAAGATGGTCATTGCCAGCTGCGAGTTTAACTGCTCTAACGAGATCCTTTCCATTACTGCCATGCTGTCAG TCCCACAGTGTTTTGTCCGCCCCACGGAGGCTAAGAAGGCAGCCGACGAGTCCAAGATGAGGTTTGCTCACATCGACGGAGACCACTTGACGCTGCTCAACGTCTATCACGCCTTCAAACAAA ACCATGAGTCGAACCAGTGGTGCTATGACAACTTCGTCAACTACCGCTCACTGATGTCTGCTGACAACGTGCGGCAGCAGCTGTCCAGGATCATGGACCGCTTCAACCTCCCCCGTCGGAGCACGGAGTTCACCAGCAGAGATTATTACATCAACATCCGCCGGGCGCTCTGCACCGGCTTCTTCATGCAG GTGGCTCATTTGGAGCGCACAGGTCATTACCTCACAGTGAAAGACAACCAAGTGGTCCAACTGCACCCATCTACAGTCCTAGACCACAAGCCTGAGTGGGTGCTCTACAACGAATTTGTCCTCACCACCAAGAACTACATCCGCACTTGCACAGACATCAAGCCTGAGTG GCTGGTGAAGATTGCCCCCCAGTACTATGAAATGAGTAACTTCCCACAATGTGAAGCTAAACGACAGCTGGAGCGAATCGTTGCCAAACTAGAGACTAAAGAGTATTCCCAGTACTGA
- the LOC118119313 gene encoding coiled-coil domain-containing protein 149 isoform X1: MDPSRRSESDWQGLINEFVICKRKLESKKEALLILSKELDTCQQERDQYKLMANQLRERHQGLKKKYRELIDGDLSLPPEKRNQVNLAQLLTDSREKSHQLSEEVKELKQRLVEAQGDNKLLRMTITKQRLGDEEVGARHFPAHEREDLVQQLERAREQNEVLELSVKSLTDELQDVRAERDVFQQKAHRLNVEMNHIVGNDEIRFLDIDALCMENRYLHERLTQLQKEVNLLKTNLMKYKSALECRKNSTIGGKANSSALTGVLSAKQVKELLLSEENGCSLPVTPQSISDLKSLATALLETIHEKNMVIQHQRQINKILGNRVAELEKKLKALEMSGLWSLPGLTYNVSLGIYGGGKDAIILNPQPTESPQSPAQEADKGPEDKPAEQQISPEVQDQESEIPEASDFHEEAPLPSSEETSPQKLSHQSADEEPASPQMEKPNNDTQIAVDLAALTQEEELLSDSLPSVTEVNAPRPSDHDTQLNLHDSDPTGGGESDEAETVEAECVTTEEDIDVALSSAAAGEKQQHVAAPNQQAELSDETDVCVGQEI, encoded by the exons ATGGATCCGTCCAGGAGGAGTGAGAGTGACTGGCAGGGGCTGATCAACGAG TTTGTAATTTGCAAGCGTAAACTGGAGAGCAAGAAAGAGGCTCTCCTGATTCTGTCGAAGGAGCTGGACACGTGTCAGCAGGAGAGGGATCAGTACAAGCTGATGGCAAACCAGCTCCGCGAGCGGCACCAGGGCCTCAAGAAGAAGTACAGAGAGCTCATC GATGGGgatctctctctgcctcccgaGAAAAGAAATCAA GTGAATTTGGCTCAGTTACTCACGGACTCCAGAGAGAAAAGTCATCAGCTTtctgaggaggtgaaggagctgAAACAGCGACTGGTGGAAGCTCAGGGAGATAACAAG ctcctccgaATGACCATCACCAAACAGAGGCTGGGAGACGAGGAGGTCGGAGCTCGACACTTTCCCGCGCACGAGCGAGAGGATCTGGTCCAACAGTTAGAAAGAGCCAGAGAACAG AACGAGGTGCTGGAGCTCAGTGTGAAGTCGCTCACTGACGAGCTGCAGGACGTCCGAGCAGAGCGAGACGTGTTTCAGCAGAAGGCTCATCGTCTCAATGTGGAAATGAACCACATCGTGGGAAATGATGAGATTCGGTTTCTCGACATTGATGCACTCTGCATGGAGAACAG GTATTTGCATGAACGTCTCACTCAACTCCAGAAGGAGGTCAACTTGCTCAAAACAAATCTGATGAAGTACAAG AGTGCCCTGGAGTGTCGGAAAAACTCTACAATCGGAGGCAAAGCCAACAGCAGCGCTCTGACAGGAGTGCTCTCTGCCAAACAAG tgaaggAATTGTTGCTCTCTGAAGAAAACGGCTGCAGTTTGCCGGTGACTCCTCAGTCCATCTCAGACCTCAAGTCTCTGGCCACAGCTCTGCTGGAAACCATCCATGAGAAGAACATGGTCATTCAGCACCAGCGGCAAATCAATAA gATTCTTGGAAATCGAGTAGCGGAGCTGGAGAAGAAACTTAAAGCACTAGAGATGTCGGGATTATGGAGCCTGCCAG GCCTGACTTATAATGTGTCTCTGGGAATTTATGGTG GAGGAAAAGATGCCATCATCCTGAACCCTCAGCCGACTGAGTCACCACAGTCTCCTGCACAGGAAG CTGATAAAGGACCTGAAGATAAACCTGCCGAGCAGCAGATCTCCCCAGAAGTTCAAGACCAAGAGAGTGAAATACCAGAAGCATCAGATTTTCATGAAGAGGCCCCGCTGCCATCCAGCGAGGAGACGTCCCCACAGAAGCTTTCGCACCAGTCGGCGGATGAAGAGCCAGCCAGCCCTCAGATGGAAAAGCCAAACAATGACACTCAGATCGCTGTGGATTTAGCTGCTTTAACACAGGAAGAGGAGTTACTGAGTGATTCCCTTCCCTCTGTGACGGAGGTGAACGCACCTCGTCCGTCAGACCACGACACACAACTGAATTTACACGACTCCGACccgacaggaggaggagagtcgGATGAAGCTGAAACTGTCGAAGCTGAGTGTGTTACCACAGAGGAAGACATTGACGTTGCTTTGTCCTCCGCTGCCGCTggtgagaagcagcagcacgTCGCCGCACCAAACCAGCAGGCAGAACTTTCAGATGAGACTGATGTTTGTGTCGGTCAGGAAATCTGA
- the LOC118119320 gene encoding extracellular superoxide dismutase [Cu-Zn] isoform X2: MSENLLGAALFVLLAVCQQCVSADPSILAPPEVTMHNGTMYAACKLRPINSLPDGVPRVYGHVLFKQDHPDGKLNVIFRIKGFPTNVTQEPHRAVHIHQYGDLGQECKAAGGHYNPSDVHHPNHPGDFGNFQPEGGKIHMLMELEATLFGGLSVIGRAVVVHEKMDDLGLGGDAGSLLNGNAGRRIGCCVIGIYPANLWNMYHEQVQNSLLRRN, translated from the exons at GTCAGAGAATTTGTTGGGGGCTGCTCTGTTTGTTCTGCTGGCAGTCTGTCAACAATGCGTCTCAGCTGACCCTAGCATTTTGGCCCCACCAGAGGTCACGATGCACAACGGCACCATGTATGCAGCCTGCAAACTAAGACCCATCAACTCACTGCCGGACGGCGTGCCCAGAGTGTACGGCCATGTGCTGTTCAAACAGGATCACCCTGACGGAAAACTCAATGTCATCTTCCGGATCAAAGGTTTCCCCACAAATGTCACTCAAGAGCCGCACAGAGCCGTGCACATCCACCAGTACGGTGACCTGGGGCAGGAATGTAAAGCCGCCGGTGGCCATTACAATCCAAGTGATGTGCATCATCCAAACCACCCGGGGGACTTTGGGAACTTCCAACCCGAGGGAGGAAAAATCCACATGTTAATGGAATTGGAGGCTACGCTGTTCGGAGGGCTGTCCGTGATTGGAAGAGCCGTGGTGGTGCACgaaaagatggatgacttgggcctcggtggagacGCTGGCAGCCTGCTGAATGGAAACGCAGGTCGGAGGAttggttgttgtgttattgGGATTTACCCAGCTAATCTGTGGAATATGTATCATGAGCAGGTTCAAAACAGTCTGCTGAGGAGAAATTAG